One window from the genome of Gimesia aquarii encodes:
- a CDS encoding phage portal protein, whose product MVKKSKRNQKPRIDKFVDYMFPGWGLKRAQARAFLASYDAAQKKRGDKDHTGKDKGGGSGDDHIDHYDLWTLRETARDLDRNNGLAMAIVDRVMENVISSTGFELRPKTPDEDLNKQIKEDFSYWITHNLDACREFSGWSFLRNVFRSYKRDGDYFLQFRPEGNCSVMGFEGDRVLNPNGQSVGTIGGLETINGIAKKDGVKKFLWVANRAPKSPYVSVNDGKAIRADRVVQIYSPRRTTQGRGIPICAPLIREIDDIDDLLAWERQAAKIAASLNMVVKTENPVGAAEWMRTMYNKRDEDIDHLEELDPLALNYIRSGEEIQSVQSNRPNNTFESFIMLLNRYVGIPIGLPLELVLLDFSHVNFASSRQLLNQAQRRFEIEQDDFAWFLFKIYQFWLDVRIERGFYDRDKLGANPYKHVWGFPGWPSPNPLQDAQACALAIQYAFGSRTEFNRRRGISQEEIEQELERENVQLVERAIPVKDSIEPPSRRNQETKTNTQEAV is encoded by the coding sequence GCAAACGGAATCAAAAGCCGAGAATCGACAAATTTGTGGACTATATGTTTCCCGGTTGGGGATTGAAGCGAGCTCAGGCACGCGCATTCCTCGCCAGTTATGATGCCGCTCAGAAGAAACGTGGCGACAAAGATCATACTGGAAAGGATAAAGGTGGGGGATCCGGAGACGATCACATAGATCATTATGATTTATGGACGCTCCGGGAAACGGCCCGTGATCTCGATCGGAACAACGGTCTGGCGATGGCGATCGTCGATCGCGTAATGGAAAACGTGATCAGCTCAACAGGTTTTGAATTGCGTCCTAAAACTCCGGACGAAGATCTCAACAAACAAATCAAAGAAGATTTCTCCTATTGGATTACTCACAACCTCGACGCCTGTCGTGAATTTAGTGGTTGGTCATTTCTGCGAAATGTATTTCGCTCCTATAAACGGGACGGTGACTATTTTCTGCAGTTTCGGCCGGAAGGTAATTGTTCGGTTATGGGCTTTGAAGGCGATCGCGTTTTGAATCCAAATGGTCAATCCGTTGGTACGATCGGAGGCCTGGAGACGATCAACGGGATCGCGAAAAAAGATGGTGTCAAAAAATTTCTGTGGGTCGCAAACAGGGCTCCCAAATCCCCTTATGTCTCTGTCAATGACGGTAAAGCTATCAGGGCAGATCGTGTGGTACAGATCTATTCTCCGCGTCGTACCACTCAGGGTCGCGGCATTCCCATCTGTGCACCGCTCATTCGTGAAATCGATGATATTGATGATCTATTAGCCTGGGAAAGACAGGCTGCAAAAATCGCTGCCTCTTTAAATATGGTCGTTAAAACCGAGAATCCGGTCGGGGCTGCTGAGTGGATGCGGACCATGTACAACAAGCGTGATGAAGATATCGACCATCTTGAAGAGCTGGATCCACTCGCTTTGAATTACATTCGATCGGGTGAAGAAATCCAGTCTGTCCAAAGCAATCGACCGAATAACACATTCGAATCGTTTATCATGTTACTGAATCGCTATGTGGGAATTCCGATCGGGTTACCATTGGAATTGGTCTTACTCGATTTCAGTCATGTCAATTTTGCCAGCTCACGACAGCTGCTCAACCAGGCACAACGACGGTTTGAAATAGAGCAAGATGATTTTGCCTGGTTCTTGTTCAAAATTTATCAGTTCTGGCTCGACGTTCGAATTGAGCGTGGGTTTTATGATCGAGACAAATTGGGAGCGAATCCATATAAGCATGTATGGGGTTTTCCGGGGTGGCCTTCACCGAATCCGCTACAGGATGCACAGGCCTGTGCCCTGGCGATTCAATATGCGTTCGGTTCTCGAACAGAATTTAATCGTCGTCGCGGTATCAGCCAGGAAGAAATCGAGCAGGAACTTGAAAGAGAAAATGTCCAACTGGTCGAACGAGCGATTCCAGTCAAAGATTCGATCGAGCCTCCAAGTCGTCGCAATCAAGAAACAAAGACGAATACACAGGAGGCAGTGTAA
- a CDS encoding S49 family peptidase gives MDVSFLSGDLMILPDALEETAMYYRQMMSEKAFFDDDEDEQEFDEVNLEDCKIIENVAIVPLHGVIVRYPNWMTRWYGATSSDEFATKIEVLSQRSGIDEIIMDVDTPGGVNAGLDEAAKRINAVRKNISIRSVCNEMMASAGVYLGSCADEIVITRNGLIGSIGVIQERFDWSKYEAETGRVTKIIASGKFKKTFHPSVPFNGDYQEHLQNRSDRLYSIFVEVVADNRKTSVDDVLTNMADAKIFTGQEAVDMGLADRVGTLKQLVAELTGPNNHSFNHGDDDDGQEYARYIESRS, from the coding sequence ATGGATGTTTCGTTTCTCTCTGGTGACTTAATGATTCTTCCGGACGCACTCGAAGAAACAGCGATGTACTATCGTCAAATGATGTCGGAAAAAGCGTTCTTTGATGATGACGAGGACGAGCAGGAATTCGACGAGGTCAATCTGGAAGATTGCAAAATCATTGAGAATGTCGCGATTGTTCCTCTGCACGGTGTGATCGTGCGTTATCCCAATTGGATGACTCGTTGGTATGGAGCAACCTCCAGTGATGAGTTTGCCACAAAAATCGAAGTCCTCTCTCAAAGATCAGGAATCGATGAAATTATCATGGACGTCGATACTCCAGGTGGTGTCAATGCAGGCCTTGATGAAGCGGCCAAACGGATCAACGCTGTACGCAAAAATATTTCGATTCGTTCAGTCTGCAATGAAATGATGGCCTCGGCTGGAGTCTATCTCGGATCCTGTGCAGACGAAATTGTTATTACTCGCAATGGACTAATCGGCTCAATCGGTGTGATCCAGGAGCGGTTCGATTGGTCTAAATATGAAGCAGAAACCGGACGCGTTACAAAGATCATTGCATCGGGAAAATTCAAAAAGACGTTTCATCCATCAGTACCTTTCAATGGAGATTATCAAGAGCACTTACAGAATCGATCGGATCGACTGTATTCAATTTTTGTAGAAGTAGTCGCGGATAACCGCAAAACTTCAGTCGATGACGTTTTGACTAATATGGCCGATGCAAAGATTTTTACCGGACAGGAAGCCGTCGACATGGGCCTGGCCGATCGCGTGGGAACTCTAAAGCAACTGGTCGCCGAATTAACGGGACCGAATAACCATTCTTTTAATCATGGAGATGATGACGATGGCCAAGAATACGCCAGATACATCGAAAGCAGAAGCTGA